One stretch of Urocitellus parryii isolate mUroPar1 chromosome 12, mUroPar1.hap1, whole genome shotgun sequence DNA includes these proteins:
- the LOC144249868 gene encoding ral guanine nucleotide dissociation stimulator-like: MRKVTSSSSSLLHSSEQVEDSRVVHVLLEGQSLRETKRIPVTFQETVTSLIRRALDQNLLQHEDVDNFELLYMMSEDEKIKVSDHSLVCLSMNLGVQYFIVRKRPQVKGKEVNTYLIQAVHVLPFHSDLRK; the protein is encoded by the exons atgagaaaagtcaccagtagcagctcctcactgcttcactccagcgagcaggtggaagacagccgcgttgttcacgtcctcctagagggacagagcctgagggagacaaagcgcatcccg gtgacctttcaggagacggtgacaagcctcatccgcagggccttggaccaaaatttgttgcagcatgaggatgtggacaactttgagctgctgtatatgatgtctgaggatgaga aaatcaaggtctctgaccactcactcgtgtgtctgtccatgaatctgggagtacaatatttcatcgtgaggaaacgcccccaggtcaagggaaaggaggtaaacacctaccttattcaagctgtgcatgtgctgccattccactccgacctgaggaaataa